One window from the genome of Planktothrix serta PCC 8927 encodes:
- the arsB gene encoding ACR3 family arsenite efflux transporter, which translates to MSVNSPQVNSSAVQAGGKLSVFEKYLTVWVFLCIIGGIILGRLFPGVAVTLDSMSVYQISIPIAICLFFMMYPIMVKIDFTQAANAIRAPKPVLLTLVVNWLIKPFTMVAFSQFFLGWLFRPLITGTELIRGQEVSLANSYIAGTILLGIAPCTAMVLMWGYLCYGNQGHTLVMVAVNSLAMLFLYAPLGRWLLAANDLTVPWLTIFLSVVIYVGLPLAAGMYSRYWIFKHKGKAWFEREFLHYLSPISISALLITLVLLFAFKGELIVNNPFHILLIAVPLFVQTNFIFVISYVIALKLKLSYEDAAPAALIGASNHFEVAIATAVTLFGLNSGAALATVVGVLIEVPVMLMLVELCKKTAFWFPREPQKASLLDPRCLKV; encoded by the coding sequence ATGAGTGTCAATTCACCTCAAGTTAATTCATCGGCGGTGCAAGCAGGGGGGAAACTGAGTGTTTTTGAAAAATACCTAACAGTTTGGGTGTTTTTATGTATTATTGGGGGCATTATTTTAGGGCGTTTATTCCCCGGAGTTGCCGTTACTTTAGACTCCATGAGCGTCTATCAAATTTCGATTCCGATTGCCATTTGCCTGTTTTTCATGATGTATCCCATCATGGTAAAAATTGATTTTACCCAGGCTGCAAACGCCATCCGCGCCCCTAAACCCGTATTACTAACTTTAGTGGTGAATTGGTTAATTAAACCCTTTACAATGGTGGCGTTTTCTCAATTCTTTTTAGGATGGTTATTTCGTCCTTTAATCACCGGAACAGAACTGATCCGAGGTCAGGAAGTTTCCTTAGCAAATTCCTATATTGCCGGAACTATTTTATTAGGAATTGCTCCCTGTACGGCGATGGTTTTGATGTGGGGTTATCTGTGTTATGGGAATCAAGGACATACTTTAGTGATGGTGGCGGTTAATTCCTTAGCGATGTTATTTTTATATGCACCGTTAGGGCGTTGGTTACTCGCAGCCAACGATTTAACTGTTCCTTGGCTAACGATTTTTTTATCGGTTGTAATTTATGTGGGATTACCTTTAGCTGCGGGAATGTATAGCCGATATTGGATTTTCAAGCATAAAGGAAAAGCTTGGTTTGAACGAGAATTTCTGCATTATTTAAGCCCTATTTCCATCTCCGCACTGTTAATTACTCTGGTATTACTATTTGCCTTTAAAGGGGAATTGATTGTTAACAATCCATTTCATATTCTGTTAATTGCAGTGCCTTTATTTGTGCAAACCAATTTTATCTTTGTGATTAGCTATGTGATCGCTTTAAAACTGAAACTGTCCTATGAAGATGCCGCACCTGCCGCATTAATTGGGGCGAGTAATCATTTTGAAGTTGCGATCGCCACAGCCGTAACCTTATTTGGTTTAAATTCGGGTGCAGCTTTAGCAACCGTTGTGGGGGTATTAATTGAAGTTCCTGTGATGTTAATGTTGGTCGAACTTTGTAAAAAAACCGCCTTTTGGTTTCCCAGAGAACCCCAAAAAGCCAGCTTACTTGATCCTCGTTGTTTAAAGGTTTAA
- a CDS encoding gas vesicle protein K → MSSSEPSIETNITPKSSRKDAGLAPLVLTLVELIRQLMEAQIIRRMEGNTLSEEELDRAAESLRQLEIQVLQLCEIFEIDPEDLNIELSEFGTLLPKSGTYYPGETSQHPSVLELLDRLMNTGIVVEGSVDLGLAQLNLIHAKLRLVLTSKPL, encoded by the coding sequence ATGTCATCTTCTGAACCTTCGATAGAAACGAATATTACGCCAAAATCTTCTCGAAAAGATGCAGGTTTAGCACCCTTGGTGTTGACCTTGGTGGAACTAATTCGGCAGTTAATGGAAGCGCAAATCATCCGACGGATGGAAGGGAATACCCTAAGTGAGGAAGAATTAGATCGGGCGGCGGAGAGTTTGCGACAATTAGAAATTCAGGTTTTGCAACTGTGCGAAATCTTTGAAATTGATCCAGAGGATTTGAATATTGAATTATCGGAATTTGGGACATTATTACCCAAATCTGGAACCTATTATCCAGGGGAAACCTCACAACACCCTTCGGTTTTGGAATTATTAGATCGGTTAATGAATACGGGAATTGTTGTCGAGGGAAGTGTAGATTTAGGGTTAGCCCAACTCAACTTAATTCATGCAAAATTAAGATTAGTATTAACCTCTAAACCTCTCTAA
- the gvpF gene encoding gas vesicle protein GvpF codes for MRALCLRTLRVKLGELDFTVYNGFWCVRVAYAPYKLMMVFIMGNGLYLYGILPTNRVRPLALLGLDKQPIQTHPVNEFSFLYSEAQQDRYLASRRNLLGHEDVLEKVMQHGYRTVLPLQFGLIVKDWENVKAQLIVPYQDRLKELFHKLEGKREVGVKIFWEETEELNRLMIENQELREKRDRLEGKRLSMDEIIGIGQEIEGAMQNRQQGIIDKFQQILNPLAEEIVENDNLTSAMIYNAAYLIPWDTEPQFSDKIEEIDHYFNNRLRIRYNNFTAPFNFAQLNP; via the coding sequence GTGCGTGCGCTTTGCTTACGCACCCTACGGGTTAAATTAGGGGAGTTGGATTTTACGGTTTATAATGGGTTTTGGTGCGTGCGCGTTGCTTACGCACCCTACAAATTAATGATGGTTTTTATTATGGGAAATGGTTTATATTTATATGGAATTTTACCGACAAACCGAGTGCGACCTTTAGCATTATTGGGGTTAGACAAACAACCGATACAAACCCATCCGGTGAATGAGTTTAGCTTTTTATATTCTGAAGCACAACAAGACCGTTATTTAGCCAGTCGGCGCAATTTATTAGGCCATGAAGATGTCTTAGAAAAAGTCATGCAACATGGCTATAGAACAGTTTTACCCTTACAATTTGGATTAATTGTGAAAGATTGGGAGAATGTCAAAGCCCAGTTAATTGTTCCCTATCAAGATCGGTTAAAAGAATTGTTTCATAAATTAGAGGGAAAACGGGAAGTCGGGGTGAAAATATTTTGGGAAGAAACGGAAGAATTAAACCGTTTAATGATAGAAAATCAAGAGTTAAGGGAAAAACGCGATCGCCTAGAAGGTAAACGCCTGAGTATGGATGAAATCATCGGGATCGGTCAAGAAATTGAAGGGGCGATGCAAAATCGTCAACAGGGAATTATCGATAAATTTCAACAAATATTAAACCCCCTGGCGGAAGAAATTGTTGAAAACGATAATTTAACCAGTGCTATGATCTATAACGCAGCTTATTTAATTCCTTGGGATACTGAACCCCAATTTAGTGATAAAATTGAAGAGATTGATCACTATTTTAATAATCGCTTACGAATTCGCTATAATAACTTTACAGCCCCGTTTAATTTTGCTCAACTCAACCCTTAA
- a CDS encoding gas vesicle protein GvpG, with protein MILRLLLSPITAPFEGVIWIGEQLVERAEAELDDKENLSKRLLALQLAFDMGDISEEDFEVQEEELLLQIQTLEDENTDEMD; from the coding sequence ATGATATTACGATTATTACTCTCTCCCATCACAGCACCCTTTGAAGGTGTAATCTGGATCGGCGAACAACTCGTAGAACGCGCAGAAGCCGAACTAGATGATAAAGAAAACTTGAGTAAGCGGTTACTGGCACTTCAGTTAGCCTTTGATATGGGGGATATTTCCGAAGAAGACTTTGAAGTTCAAGAAGAGGAATTATTACTCCAAATTCAAACCTTAGAAGATGAAAACACGGATGAAATGGATTAA
- the arsH gene encoding arsenical resistance protein ArsH, which produces MSQFDHPPRILFLYGSLRERSYSRLLAEESARIIQELGAEVRFFNPRELPIYGSVPDTHPKVQELRELSLWSEGQVWSSPELHGQISGIMKNQIDWIPLNIGAVRPTQGRTLAVMQVSGGSQSFNAVNTLRILGRWMRMFTIPNQSSVAKAYQEFNEDGTMKDSPYRDRVVDVMEELYKFTVLLRDQVNYLTDRYSERKEKGIQETLSDISKTVNKVHLDRM; this is translated from the coding sequence ATGAGTCAGTTTGATCATCCACCCCGAATTCTGTTCTTATATGGTTCTTTGCGAGAACGTTCCTACAGTCGTTTATTAGCAGAAGAATCCGCCCGAATTATACAAGAATTGGGTGCAGAAGTCAGGTTTTTTAACCCGCGAGAATTACCGATTTATGGAAGTGTACCGGATACTCACCCTAAAGTTCAGGAGTTACGCGAATTGAGTTTGTGGTCTGAAGGACAAGTTTGGTCAAGTCCAGAATTGCATGGTCAAATTAGTGGGATTATGAAAAATCAAATTGATTGGATTCCTCTCAATATTGGCGCTGTTAGACCCACTCAGGGAAGAACTTTAGCGGTGATGCAGGTTAGTGGGGGTTCCCAATCTTTTAATGCTGTTAATACCCTGAGAATTTTAGGTCGTTGGATGCGAATGTTTACCATTCCGAATCAGTCTTCAGTAGCTAAAGCTTACCAAGAATTTAACGAAGACGGGACGATGAAAGATTCCCCTTATCGAGATCGGGTTGTTGATGTTATGGAGGAGCTTTACAAATTTACGGTATTACTGCGAGATCAGGTTAATTATCTCACCGACCGTTACAGTGAACGCAAAGAAAAAGGGATTCAAGAAACCCTAAGTGATATTAGCAAAACGGTTAACAAAGTCCATCTTGATCGAATGTAA
- a CDS encoding IS630 family transposase produces MPAPYSYDLRSKAIAAVKRGEKKIEVSRFFKISRNTLDLWLKKERETGDYQASRQVGVGTQPKIQELEKFKEFVKKNSDKTQKQMAQLWGCEATQQNISYACRKLGISRKKKTYGYRERDEEKRREFLQKLEGIERSRKVYVDEAGFDNREDYPYGYSPIGERCYALKSGKRRERVSWLSALKEGKLLAPLTFEGSCNKDLFETWLKNCLLPVLEPGDIIIIDNASFHQGEYIKELVEEAGCKIWYLPPYSPDLNKIENWWAVLKTWMKQRLNEFQTVRECVDAAFRNCPNVCA; encoded by the coding sequence ATGCCGGCACCTTATAGTTACGATTTACGCTCCAAGGCGATCGCAGCCGTGAAAAGAGGAGAAAAGAAAATAGAGGTAAGTCGTTTCTTTAAAATAAGTCGCAACACATTAGATCTGTGGCTGAAAAAAGAAAGAGAAACAGGAGACTATCAGGCTAGCCGACAGGTAGGAGTAGGAACTCAACCGAAAATTCAGGAGTTAGAAAAATTTAAAGAATTCGTGAAAAAAAATAGTGACAAGACTCAAAAACAAATGGCCCAATTATGGGGGTGTGAGGCGACGCAACAGAATATTAGTTATGCTTGTCGAAAACTGGGTATAAGTCGAAAAAAAAAAACTTATGGGTATCGAGAAAGAGATGAAGAAAAAAGACGAGAATTTCTTCAAAAACTAGAGGGAATAGAAAGGAGCAGAAAAGTTTATGTAGATGAAGCGGGATTTGATAATAGAGAGGATTACCCGTATGGCTACAGCCCGATAGGGGAAAGATGTTATGCACTCAAGTCCGGTAAAAGAAGAGAAAGAGTCAGTTGGCTATCAGCATTGAAAGAAGGTAAATTATTGGCTCCTTTAACCTTTGAGGGGTCATGTAATAAAGATTTATTTGAAACCTGGTTAAAGAATTGTTTGCTGCCAGTGCTAGAACCAGGAGACATTATTATTATTGATAATGCCAGCTTTCATCAAGGGGAATATATCAAAGAACTCGTCGAAGAAGCCGGATGTAAAATTTGGTATTTGCCCCCATATTCTCCCGACTTGAACAAGATTGAAAACTGGTGGGCTGTTTTAAAGACATGGATGAAACAGAGATTAAACGAATTTCAAACCGTCAGAGAATGCGTGGATGCTGCATTTAGAAATTGTCCTAACGTATGCGCGTAG
- a CDS encoding DsrE family protein produces the protein MKSKLPYVFAASLLAGLLDWSVITKPAYSETPLAQTTEKATESRALFINLTTDDTWTASMAISLAHNALRMGHQPVTIFLNVRGVYLADKRRSPATEGNGDLTIHQRLQKFLEDGGTVIACPSCSRKAGLTQEDFIEGVVLGQEGGILPLLFAPNTVTISY, from the coding sequence ATGAAATCTAAATTGCCTTATGTTTTTGCTGCTTCACTCTTGGCTGGGTTATTAGATTGGAGTGTGATTACAAAACCAGCTTACTCAGAAACCCCATTAGCTCAAACTACGGAAAAGGCGACAGAATCAAGAGCACTGTTTATCAATTTGACCACTGATGATACATGGACGGCAAGTATGGCGATTTCTCTTGCCCACAATGCCTTGCGAATGGGACATCAACCTGTCACCATCTTCCTTAATGTTCGTGGGGTATATCTGGCTGATAAACGGCGATCTCCAGCAACAGAAGGTAATGGTGATTTAACGATTCATCAAAGGCTACAAAAGTTTTTAGAGGATGGGGGAACAGTGATTGCTTGTCCCAGTTGCTCTCGCAAAGCTGGCTTAACTCAGGAGGATTTTATTGAAGGTGTTGTGCTTGGACAAGAGGGAGGAATATTGCCACTTCTTTTTGCTCCGAATACGGTAACGATCTCATATTGA
- a CDS encoding helix-turn-helix domain-containing protein — MLEKTGSSQEFLLTIGDREEIAEIAHFFNSEIAPTKLIFNNGQEALISESIYRLLRQIIQVMESGKAVSVLPPDYQVTTETAANILKVSHAHLLQLLEAGVISCVAINSEIKIPLQDLMDYKIKRDEAREKLLDEIMEISQEAGFYE; from the coding sequence ATGTTAGAAAAAACCGGATCAAGCCAGGAATTTTTATTAACAATAGGAGACCGAGAAGAAATTGCCGAAATAGCTCATTTTTTCAATTCAGAAATAGCCCCCACAAAATTAATATTTAATAATGGTCAGGAAGCCCTTATTTCTGAATCAATTTATCGGCTGTTACGACAAATTATTCAAGTAATGGAATCAGGGAAAGCCGTTTCAGTTTTACCTCCAGATTATCAAGTAACAACTGAGACAGCAGCGAATATTCTTAAGGTTTCCCATGCTCATTTGTTGCAACTATTAGAAGCAGGAGTTATTTCTTGTGTCGCGATTAATTCAGAAATAAAAATTCCCTTACAGGATTTAATGGATTACAAAATAAAACGAGATGAAGCCAGGGAAAAACTGTTAGACGAAATTATGGAAATCAGTCAAGAAGCAGGTTTTTATGAGTAA
- the arsC gene encoding arsenate reductase, glutathione/glutaredoxin type encodes MKKVMFVCKRNSCRSQMAEGFARTLGEGKIAVTSSGLEASRVHPTAIQVMNEIGIDITSQTSDPLSNFQAEDYDAVISLCGCGVNLPEDWVMQEVFEDWQLDDPDGQPLETFHRVRDEIKVRVQGLIDALS; translated from the coding sequence ATGAAAAAAGTGATGTTTGTTTGTAAAAGAAATTCTTGTCGTTCTCAAATGGCGGAAGGATTTGCTAGAACATTAGGAGAAGGAAAAATTGCCGTTACCAGTTCGGGTTTAGAAGCCAGTCGGGTTCATCCTACTGCAATTCAAGTTATGAATGAAATTGGGATTGATATTACCAGTCAAACCTCTGATCCCTTAAGTAATTTCCAAGCGGAAGATTATGATGCGGTAATTTCTCTCTGTGGTTGTGGTGTGAATTTACCGGAAGATTGGGTAATGCAAGAAGTTTTTGAAGATTGGCAATTAGATGATCCCGACGGACAACCGTTAGAAACCTTTCATCGAGTTAGAGATGAAATTAAAGTCCGAGTTCAAGGGTTAATTGATGCCTTGAGTTGA
- a CDS encoding helix-turn-helix transcriptional regulator encodes MSDSNPNLNPPKQGYLTLLLPVAVVLFILQKAFPLAILTVGGWGSWQVWKYYQQRQQHQLATLDEVFYRLIRENQGRITALDLAMHSKQSGTKVQEYLDQRATEFAAQYEITDVGGMIYYFPTAQPSATVEDPLPSPAVENPKSVVLFPVKPSSPGVLPSTLNQSELAQRLGVHPNTLSKWKTKPEFSDWSYQRDPEAIAWNYSSETKRFSPQNPKKKMGKISELMKKNKV; translated from the coding sequence ATGTCAGACTCAAACCCAAACCTTAACCCGCCTAAACAGGGATATCTGACGCTTCTCCTTCCTGTTGCGGTGGTTTTGTTTATCCTCCAGAAAGCATTCCCCTTAGCTATTTTAACTGTTGGGGGATGGGGTTCTTGGCAGGTGTGGAAATATTATCAACAGCGTCAACAACATCAGTTAGCGACTTTGGATGAAGTGTTTTATCGATTAATTCGGGAAAACCAAGGACGCATCACGGCGTTAGATTTAGCCATGCACTCCAAACAGTCGGGGACAAAAGTACAGGAATATCTCGATCAACGCGCCACCGAGTTCGCCGCTCAGTATGAAATTACCGACGTTGGGGGGATGATTTACTATTTTCCCACCGCCCAACCCTCCGCAACTGTTGAAGACCCTCTCCCATCACCTGCTGTGGAAAACCCAAAATCAGTGGTTTTATTTCCCGTTAAACCTTCTTCCCCTGGGGTTTTACCGTCTACACTAAATCAGTCGGAACTCGCCCAACGGTTAGGGGTACATCCGAATACCCTCAGCAAGTGGAAAACCAAACCGGAATTTTCTGACTGGAGTTATCAACGCGACCCAGAAGCGATCGCTTGGAATTATTCGAGTGAAACCAAACGGTTTTCTCCCCAAAACCCTAAGAAAAAAATGGGGAAAATCAGTGAGTTAATGAAGAAAAATAAAGTTTAG